A genome region from Hymenobacter tibetensis includes the following:
- a CDS encoding T9SS type A sorting domain-containing protein — protein MKQTFTELFAKPFCWKSQKVYAGILVAYCLAGPKQAQAQDYFIKDDFRTNSAANFRVGGNATLTGTSGTDAGGYLRLTTNAGNQRGFAISTQTFNPVNGFSISFEYFSYGGTTTDSQQAKADGISLFLIDGTQVTSASAFVPGGYGGSLGYAPLVAGSINTPGATGGFIGIGLDEFGGYSAGIEGKNGGPGRVISGVAIRGAGNATTSNTAYPYITGKATGTYTISGGTRTLNPGGFGIDVATSRAQNTSPDYRRVFVDVFPISKGSTTYKVTVRIQNGPSTVTTVIDNYTFTSATQVMPASLRIGFAASTGGSTNFHEVRDLQIVRPPVANNDVVFTSYRSNTPVTFSPLTNDEASGSSLDVATLDLDPTTVAIDRNLSVPEGTFAIGTDGAVTFTPSGNFAGTFTVPYTVQSILKSISNQGTITINVTGADIATTLNGPTAVNVGSSVTYTTTTSNVGIEAGANVVPKLVLTGDISITQRPANSSVTTSGTGTAKVTTITFAAIPSLSPSDTPIENPVAFTLNSGSVTGASSFTTAVPDPSTANNAANLATGGYSLTGISNGCGGPGKDGPGPIGALASDGSEIVVNTYFQGQASVGVGATSITLAGSGTGYDTPIMPGDLVLVMQMQGATINSTNTSSYGALSNVTAGVYEYAVAAPNTNVSYAGGGTLILMKGLTNAYTAAAATSSAGPQRFQVIRVPQYSSYNAAGTATTTGAAWNGTTGGVVVLDVVGVTTFGTTTTAFNMTSKGFRGGGGVRFAGISTGYSSNDYVNIAGDKGLAGAHGSKGEGIVGTPRYVRQTNTAFLDLGQEAYPGGSVGRGAPGNAGGGGTDAAVTTNTGNTGGGGGSNAISSDNGGNGGNYSTATVVGGLGATAPGLSAGGRLFMGGGGGAGSSSTLGAENGNGANGGGIIILRTGTVSGTGVMNVRGGNGGSTTANGAGGGGGGGSVLITSSNSLATVTINADGGNGGNTTSATTVSPLLGAGGGGSGGVVYYNAPTDPPTVRTAGAAGTARATTNGNATTNGSGPGISGPEIQYTATGISATLGCRPDLDVFLRTNTPQVVRGQAMQATYTLTVVNNGGAATDVSALVTLANGTNTTTGGSATGTASGLFKYKSTSAATITLADKTVVALTTTTGALNSYSAPDAASSAPAFSGIDIPAGAILTITFQVDMATTAVNNTPYQSGAQVVYLDPTRSTASRMITPGGTYQSGTTAAPGTNYLSTSSTGEDVSIARPLPVELKQFSALAIRQDAALTWVTASEKNSDRFEVERSLDGLHFEVIGSVKGQGYSNREHTYRYTDASAAQRAVSSIVYYRLHQIDADGADTYSGVEAVRFEKSVQTAIRLYPNPAQAQATLDLREVPAGNYQVQILDMTGRVLSQQTLSGKQVYELSTTALAPGSYVVQVSGNSVQLALRLLHN, from the coding sequence ATGAAACAAACTTTTACTGAACTGTTTGCCAAACCTTTTTGCTGGAAATCGCAAAAAGTATATGCTGGAATCCTAGTGGCATATTGTCTGGCCGGACCGAAGCAGGCCCAAGCACAAGACTACTTTATCAAGGATGACTTCCGCACTAATAGTGCAGCCAACTTCCGGGTAGGAGGTAATGCCACGCTGACCGGCACCTCCGGCACGGATGCCGGTGGGTATCTACGGCTGACTACTAATGCTGGCAACCAGAGGGGGTTTGCTATTTCCACACAGACGTTCAATCCGGTAAACGGCTTCAGCATCTCATTCGAGTACTTTTCCTACGGCGGCACCACCACCGACAGCCAACAAGCAAAAGCTGATGGTATCAGCCTGTTCCTAATTGACGGAACCCAGGTGACCAGTGCCAGTGCGTTTGTGCCGGGTGGTTATGGCGGCTCCTTAGGCTACGCGCCGCTGGTAGCAGGATCTATCAACACACCAGGTGCAACGGGAGGATTCATTGGCATCGGCTTAGACGAGTTTGGTGGTTACTCCGCAGGAATTGAGGGTAAAAATGGAGGGCCAGGTCGGGTTATTTCCGGAGTGGCTATCAGAGGTGCTGGCAATGCTACTACCAGTAATACAGCTTACCCTTATATAACGGGCAAAGCTACTGGTACATACACGATTAGTGGAGGGACTAGAACGCTGAATCCTGGCGGTTTTGGTATTGATGTGGCTACTTCCCGAGCTCAAAACACTTCTCCTGATTACCGGCGGGTATTCGTCGACGTATTCCCGATCAGTAAAGGCTCCACTACCTACAAGGTCACGGTGCGGATTCAGAACGGTCCTAGTACTGTTACAACGGTGATAGACAATTACACTTTCACCAGTGCCACTCAGGTTATGCCCGCCAGCCTGCGGATTGGCTTTGCGGCATCTACAGGTGGCAGCACCAACTTTCATGAGGTGCGGGACCTGCAGATTGTTCGGCCTCCTGTAGCGAATAATGACGTTGTGTTCACCTCGTACCGTAGCAATACGCCGGTAACGTTCAGCCCTCTGACCAACGATGAGGCTTCAGGCAGCTCTCTCGACGTTGCTACCCTTGATTTAGACCCGACAACAGTTGCTATTGACAGGAATTTGTCAGTTCCGGAGGGTACGTTTGCTATCGGTACTGACGGGGCGGTGACGTTTACCCCCTCTGGCAATTTCGCGGGCACATTCACGGTGCCTTACACAGTGCAGAGTATCCTGAAATCTATTTCCAACCAGGGTACAATCACCATCAACGTTACAGGGGCTGATATAGCAACCACGCTCAACGGACCTACTGCCGTAAACGTAGGGTCTTCGGTTACTTATACTACTACCACGTCCAACGTTGGTATTGAAGCAGGCGCCAATGTGGTGCCGAAATTGGTGCTAACGGGGGACATAAGCATCACGCAACGGCCCGCTAATTCGTCTGTTACCACGTCTGGTACGGGTACCGCCAAGGTGACGACCATCACTTTTGCTGCTATCCCCTCCTTGTCGCCTTCCGACACGCCGATAGAAAACCCAGTAGCATTTACCTTGAACTCGGGCAGTGTTACAGGAGCATCTTCCTTTACTACTGCGGTGCCCGACCCAAGTACTGCAAATAATGCGGCCAACTTAGCCACTGGAGGGTACAGCTTGACCGGCATCTCCAATGGGTGCGGTGGTCCTGGCAAAGATGGCCCTGGTCCAATAGGCGCTCTTGCGTCGGATGGAAGCGAAATTGTTGTTAATACCTACTTCCAGGGGCAAGCATCTGTGGGGGTTGGAGCCACGAGTATTACGCTAGCTGGTTCTGGTACGGGATATGATACCCCCATCATGCCTGGCGATTTGGTGTTGGTAATGCAGATGCAGGGGGCAACTATAAATTCAACTAATACCAGCAGCTACGGTGCATTAAGCAATGTCACAGCAGGTGTGTATGAGTACGCAGTGGCAGCGCCTAATACCAATGTCTCTTATGCTGGGGGAGGTACATTAATCTTGATGAAAGGCTTGACAAACGCATATACTGCGGCAGCAGCTACATCATCGGCTGGTCCACAGCGTTTTCAAGTTATTCGTGTACCTCAATACTCCTCATATAATGCTGCCGGTACAGCTACCACTACCGGGGCAGCTTGGAATGGCACGACTGGTGGAGTGGTGGTGCTTGACGTAGTAGGTGTCACCACCTTTGGCACTACAACGACGGCCTTCAATATGACTAGCAAGGGGTTCAGAGGGGGCGGAGGAGTACGATTTGCAGGCATCTCTACCGGATATAGCAGCAACGATTATGTTAATATAGCTGGTGACAAAGGACTTGCCGGAGCACACGGATCTAAGGGTGAAGGAATAGTTGGAACCCCGCGCTATGTACGTCAAACCAACACTGCATTTCTTGATCTGGGTCAGGAAGCCTACCCAGGAGGCAGCGTCGGTAGAGGAGCACCCGGCAATGCTGGAGGGGGAGGCACCGATGCAGCAGTAACCACTAATACCGGCAATACTGGCGGCGGTGGCGGCTCTAATGCCATCAGTAGCGACAATGGCGGGAACGGCGGTAATTATAGCACAGCAACCGTAGTGGGTGGATTAGGAGCAACGGCTCCTGGCCTCTCAGCAGGGGGACGGCTGTTCATGGGCGGTGGCGGTGGAGCTGGTAGCAGCAGTACGTTGGGCGCAGAAAATGGCAATGGTGCCAACGGAGGAGGAATTATCATCCTGCGTACGGGCACTGTGTCAGGCACTGGTGTTATGAACGTTAGAGGTGGCAACGGCGGTAGCACTACAGCTAATGGAGCTGGCGGCGGCGGCGGCGGTGGCAGCGTATTAATTACTAGTTCCAATTCACTCGCTACTGTAACAATCAACGCCGATGGTGGAAATGGTGGGAACACCACTTCTGCCACTACTGTAAGCCCTTTACTGGGAGCCGGTGGCGGCGGTAGCGGAGGGGTGGTGTATTATAATGCTCCAACAGATCCTCCAACGGTTAGAACAGCAGGTGCAGCGGGTACTGCTAGAGCTACTACGAATGGTAATGCAACCACAAACGGGTCAGGTCCGGGAATTTCGGGTCCGGAAATACAGTACACTGCAACGGGTATTTCGGCAACTCTCGGTTGCCGCCCCGATCTGGACGTTTTCCTTCGGACGAATACGCCTCAGGTCGTTCGTGGCCAAGCTATGCAAGCTACCTATACCTTAACCGTTGTCAATAATGGCGGGGCCGCTACAGACGTAAGCGCCCTGGTAACGCTAGCCAACGGTACCAATACAACAACTGGTGGTTCTGCTACCGGTACCGCAAGTGGGTTGTTCAAGTACAAGAGCACTTCGGCCGCCACCATCACGCTGGCCGATAAAACGGTTGTTGCACTCACTACCACAACAGGCGCACTCAATTCCTACAGCGCACCTGATGCAGCATCGTCTGCTCCTGCTTTCAGTGGAATCGATATTCCTGCCGGGGCTATTTTAACCATCACCTTTCAGGTAGATATGGCCACTACTGCTGTCAACAATACGCCTTATCAGTCGGGTGCTCAGGTAGTGTACCTTGATCCTACACGGTCAACCGCTAGCAGAATGATAACGCCTGGTGGTACTTACCAAAGTGGCACTACGGCTGCTCCTGGTACGAACTACCTAAGCACTAGTTCCACTGGGGAAGACGTATCCATTGCCCGGCCGTTGCCGGTGGAGCTTAAGCAGTTCAGTGCGTTGGCTATCCGCCAGGACGCCGCCCTTACGTGGGTAACGGCTTCGGAAAAGAACAGTGACCGTTTCGAAGTGGAACGCTCGCTGGACGGGTTGCACTTCGAGGTTATTGGTTCAGTGAAGGGGCAGGGATACAGCAACCGGGAGCACACCTACCGCTACACGGATGCAAGTGCTGCGCAACGCGCCGTGTCTTCGATTGTCTACTATCGGTTGCACCAGATAGATGCTGATGGTGCCGATACTTACAGTGGAGTGGAGGCTGTACGCTTCGAGAAGAGTGTGCAAACGGCCATCCGGCTGTATCCAAACCCCGCCCAAGCCCAGGCCACACTCGATCTGAGGGAAGTACCAGCCGGCAACTACCAAGTACAGATCCTGGATATGACCGGCCGCGTGCTCAGTCAGCAAACCCTGAGTGGCAAGCAAGTCTATGAGCTGTCCACTACGGCACTCGCTCCGGGCTCCTATGTGGTGCAGGTAAGCGGCAACAGTGTACAACTAGCGCTGCGCTTGTTGCACAACTAA
- a CDS encoding acetamidase/formamidase family protein, with the protein MTTLQHILNRATASAFGASLLLATCAQAQQPAAKMQPSKPTTHQLKPTPTTVAWGFYDAAAKPVLRIKSGDKVEVQTLITSSPTRLEGAGLPPAQVEQSLRDIHKDVTNKGPGGHILTGPIYVEGAEPGDVLEVRIRKVELAIPYAYNAFGPTSGFLPEDFGYAKMRIIPLDKKRMTAQFAPGIEIPLRPFFGSMGVAPPPAAGRVNSAPPGIHAGNLDNKELVAGTTLYIPVHVPGALFEVGDGHAGQGNGEVDITGLETSLTGTLEFVVRKDMHLTWPRAETPTHFITMGTDEDLTKATKVALREMITFLMQEKNLSHDDAYMLASVAADMEITQLVDGTKGVHSMIPKVIFTGKTTSKSTSK; encoded by the coding sequence ATGACTACACTCCAACACATCTTAAACCGCGCTACGGCCTCGGCGTTTGGGGCTAGTTTGTTGCTCGCTACCTGTGCCCAGGCCCAACAGCCTGCTGCTAAAATGCAGCCCAGCAAACCGACCACGCACCAGTTGAAGCCCACCCCCACAACAGTTGCGTGGGGCTTCTATGATGCTGCTGCCAAACCTGTGTTACGTATCAAGTCCGGCGACAAAGTGGAAGTACAAACACTTATCACCTCCAGTCCGACGCGGCTAGAAGGAGCGGGGCTACCGCCAGCACAAGTAGAACAGTCCCTGCGCGACATTCACAAGGACGTAACCAACAAAGGCCCCGGAGGCCATATTCTGACCGGGCCCATCTACGTGGAAGGGGCCGAGCCCGGCGACGTGCTGGAAGTGCGCATCCGGAAAGTGGAGCTGGCTATTCCATACGCCTACAACGCTTTCGGTCCGACCAGTGGCTTTCTGCCCGAGGACTTTGGCTACGCCAAAATGCGCATCATCCCGCTCGACAAGAAACGCATGACGGCCCAATTTGCGCCCGGCATCGAGATTCCGCTCCGGCCGTTTTTTGGTAGTATGGGTGTGGCGCCTCCGCCAGCAGCGGGCCGCGTAAACAGTGCCCCGCCCGGCATCCACGCCGGCAACCTCGACAACAAAGAACTGGTAGCTGGTACCACGCTCTACATTCCGGTGCACGTGCCCGGCGCCTTGTTTGAGGTAGGCGACGGCCACGCCGGCCAAGGCAACGGCGAAGTGGACATTACGGGGTTGGAAACGTCTCTGACGGGCACGCTGGAATTTGTGGTGCGCAAGGATATGCACCTCACCTGGCCCCGCGCCGAAACGCCCACTCATTTCATCACCATGGGCACCGACGAAGACCTAACCAAAGCCACTAAAGTGGCTCTGCGCGAAATGATAACCTTTTTGATGCAAGAGAAGAACCTCAGCCACGACGATGCTTACATGTTGGCCAGTGTAGCCGCCGATATGGAAATCACACAGCTGGTAGATGGCACCAAGGGCGTCCACAGCATGATTCCGAAGGTGATTTTTACGGGCAAAACCACCAGCAAAAGCACTAGCAAGTAG
- a CDS encoding PQQ-dependent sugar dehydrogenase: MTTHLSRYLLLSTALVGSLSLFALKAKNPLAPVPDADNAGLKLPAGFGALKVAETGGRARHITVTPQGTIYVKLNRPNSAGKGILVLRQAANGKAEVASGFGNYGGTGIYSAPGFLYASSDQEVFRYKLDSKGQVTNPDQPEKIVTGLINRRQHESKSIALDKEGNLYVNVGAYSNSCQVKDRQKGSLGMPNCPVLDSAGGIWQFKADKLNQTYGNGTRYATGLRNVVGLDWNAQTNQLFVMQHGRDQLYDNFPALYDSKQSAELPAECMYALKKGDNAGWPYMYYDNIQHKKMMMPEYGGDGKKEATGNFIDPAMAYPAHTAPDALLFYTGTMFPEKYRNGAFIAFHGSWNRAPEPQKGYYVVFQPFKDGKPFGDYEVFADNFAGSAANAAAGRPEHKPCGLAQGPDGSLYVTDDKQGTIYRIVYAKK; this comes from the coding sequence ATGACCACTCACTTATCCCGGTACCTGCTGTTATCAACGGCCTTGGTCGGGAGCCTGTCTTTGTTTGCCTTGAAGGCCAAGAACCCCCTGGCGCCGGTACCTGATGCCGACAATGCTGGCTTGAAACTACCAGCCGGCTTTGGCGCCCTGAAAGTGGCGGAAACGGGAGGCCGCGCCCGGCACATCACCGTTACGCCGCAAGGCACCATCTACGTGAAGCTAAACCGGCCCAACTCGGCCGGCAAAGGCATTCTGGTGTTGCGCCAAGCCGCCAACGGCAAAGCTGAAGTGGCGAGTGGCTTCGGCAACTATGGCGGCACGGGCATCTACAGCGCACCAGGCTTCTTGTATGCCTCTTCCGACCAAGAAGTGTTTCGCTACAAGCTGGACAGCAAAGGCCAAGTAACTAACCCCGACCAACCCGAGAAAATCGTCACGGGCCTCATCAACCGCCGCCAGCACGAAAGCAAATCCATTGCGCTGGACAAGGAAGGCAACCTCTACGTAAACGTGGGAGCCTATTCCAACTCCTGCCAAGTGAAGGACCGCCAGAAGGGCTCCTTGGGCATGCCCAATTGCCCCGTACTCGACTCGGCGGGCGGCATCTGGCAGTTCAAAGCTGATAAGCTCAACCAGACCTACGGCAACGGCACCCGGTACGCCACCGGGCTGCGCAACGTGGTGGGGCTGGATTGGAATGCGCAAACCAACCAGCTCTTCGTGATGCAACACGGCCGCGACCAGCTGTACGACAACTTCCCGGCGCTGTATGACAGCAAGCAGTCGGCGGAACTGCCGGCCGAGTGCATGTACGCCCTCAAAAAAGGCGACAATGCCGGCTGGCCCTACATGTACTACGACAACATCCAGCACAAGAAAATGATGATGCCTGAGTACGGCGGCGACGGCAAGAAAGAGGCGACCGGCAACTTCATCGACCCGGCCATGGCCTACCCCGCCCACACGGCTCCTGATGCACTGCTGTTTTATACCGGCACCATGTTTCCGGAAAAGTACCGCAACGGCGCCTTCATTGCCTTTCACGGCTCCTGGAACCGTGCTCCTGAGCCTCAGAAAGGCTATTACGTGGTATTTCAACCCTTCAAGGATGGCAAGCCCTTCGGCGACTATGAAGTATTTGCCGACAACTTTGCGGGCTCTGCTGCCAACGCGGCGGCCGGCCGGCCGGAGCACAAGCCTTGCGGCCTCGCTCAGGGCCCCGACGGCTCGCTCTATGTAACCGACGACAAGCAGGGCACGATTTACCGCATTGTATATGCCAAAAAATAA
- a CDS encoding c-type cytochrome, with amino-acid sequence MKHILATLCVLTWCSYAAHAQKKPVPKAKPVASTSAVSAATLAAGKTVYVQNCLTCHQADGGGVDNMNPPLTKTSYVLGEKPRLVKVILNGLQGEDIDGEPYNNVMPAFDVLSDQQIADVLTYVRNSFGNKASGIKAPEVKAIRVANKK; translated from the coding sequence ATGAAGCATATTCTTGCTACCCTGTGCGTACTTACCTGGTGTAGCTACGCAGCACACGCCCAGAAAAAACCAGTTCCCAAAGCCAAACCAGTTGCCAGCACTTCTGCTGTTTCAGCGGCTACGTTAGCCGCCGGCAAAACCGTCTACGTGCAGAACTGCCTCACCTGCCACCAAGCCGATGGCGGCGGCGTGGACAACATGAACCCGCCCCTAACCAAAACCAGCTACGTGTTGGGCGAAAAACCCCGGCTCGTGAAAGTTATCCTTAACGGCCTGCAAGGCGAAGACATCGACGGTGAGCCGTACAACAACGTGATGCCTGCGTTCGACGTCCTGAGCGACCAGCAAATTGCCGACGTTTTAACTTACGTGCGCAACAGCTTCGGCAACAAAGCCAGTGGCATTAAAGCGCCGGAAGTGAAAGCCATCCGCGTAGCCAATAAGAAGTAG
- the ygiD gene encoding 4,5-DOPA-extradiol-dioxygenase: MNSLQDLHATASSFQKTVKMPVLFVGHGSPMNALADNPFTQTLHQLGRDIRNVQPPRAILVVSAHWLTRGTFVAVNERPETIHDFGGFPQELFDMQYPAPGAPDVAQEVLAALPDAHPTDEWGLDHGTWTVLHHLFPEADIPVFQLSIDYHKPMTFHADLSKQLRFLRRRGVLIVGSGNIVHNLRQSMPKFMADDATPYAWAQEFDEWAKVKINQRDLLALAHYQQAGASGSLSVPTPDHYIPMLYSLALAEPDDAIRHAYEEVSFGGMSMRTFVVG, translated from the coding sequence ATGAATTCTCTGCAAGACCTTCACGCCACTGCCAGCAGCTTCCAAAAAACAGTGAAAATGCCTGTGCTCTTCGTTGGGCATGGTTCGCCTATGAATGCGCTGGCCGATAACCCGTTCACCCAAACCCTGCACCAGCTAGGCCGCGACATCCGCAACGTGCAGCCGCCGCGGGCGATACTGGTGGTATCGGCGCACTGGCTCACGCGCGGCACCTTCGTGGCCGTCAATGAGCGCCCCGAAACCATCCACGATTTTGGCGGCTTCCCACAGGAATTGTTCGATATGCAGTACCCGGCACCCGGCGCGCCCGATGTAGCCCAGGAGGTGCTGGCCGCGCTGCCCGATGCGCACCCCACCGACGAATGGGGCCTCGACCACGGCACCTGGACGGTGCTGCACCACTTGTTTCCGGAAGCTGATATTCCGGTGTTCCAGCTTAGCATCGACTACCACAAGCCGATGACCTTTCATGCCGACCTGTCCAAGCAACTCCGGTTTCTGCGCCGCCGCGGGGTGCTGATTGTGGGCAGCGGCAACATCGTGCACAACCTGCGCCAGAGCATGCCCAAGTTCATGGCCGACGACGCCACGCCGTACGCATGGGCGCAAGAGTTCGATGAATGGGCTAAAGTGAAAATCAATCAGCGCGACCTGCTGGCGTTGGCGCACTACCAGCAAGCCGGGGCCAGCGGCTCCCTCTCGGTGCCCACCCCCGACCACTACATTCCGATGCTCTACAGCCTCGCCTTGGCTGAGCCCGACGATGCTATTCGTCACGCCTACGAGGAAGTCAGCTTCGGTGGTATGAGCATGCGCACGTTTGTGGTGGGATAG
- a CDS encoding BlaI/MecI/CopY family transcriptional regulator, translating to MEELTKTEERIMQILWKLKKAFVKDIIEQLPDEPKPPYNTISSVVRILERKEYVGFTAYGKTYEYFPLISRAQYRAASFKRLLTQYFDNSPSDLVSFMVEEEKLDQQQVQLLLLKLLQADQASKQDGDAK from the coding sequence ATGGAAGAGCTAACCAAAACAGAGGAGCGCATTATGCAAATCCTCTGGAAGCTGAAGAAGGCTTTCGTCAAGGACATCATCGAGCAATTGCCCGACGAGCCGAAACCGCCCTACAACACCATCTCGTCGGTGGTGCGCATTTTGGAGCGCAAGGAGTATGTGGGTTTTACAGCCTATGGCAAAACCTACGAGTACTTCCCGCTGATCAGCCGTGCTCAATACCGAGCGGCCAGCTTCAAACGCCTGCTCACGCAGTACTTTGATAACTCACCCTCCGATTTAGTATCGTTTATGGTGGAAGAGGAAAAGCTTGATCAACAGCAGGTTCAGTTGCTGCTGCTCAAGTTACTCCAAGCCGATCAGGCTTCCAAGCAAGACGGTGATGCTAAGTAG
- a CDS encoding M56 family metallopeptidase — translation MSFCLAVFALLYRLLFANLTYFSWNRWYLVASIAVSLGLPLVSFPALTAYLFATPTPDQEPLLLRLNWQQLEAAAASATPPTTPLNGLNWTLAGLLAVYGLGMLHRLQGLVRNLWWLRRLARRHPRTNHGAFWLVELSARQMPAFSFGRNVFLSPLHASLSSAEREQLLQHELVHVRQRHTLDILLLESVSVLLWFNPTIYYLRNQLKAVHEYLADAAVAREAGSVSGYGQLLLKLAAQPFPLSLVHAFSTKQIVQRITMLTTPSSRPMQKLRFLLALPLAAGAWLATACVDSPTPIGAAPSKSPSTTAAATTTSIASITWQGNTVVSTERLNQALDLKPGDAYDSLALEKRLSFSPDGKDVTSLYMDQGYLFFSVAPTVQRQPDGSVALTLKIAEGRRAQLGTITFTGNNKASAESLLEAIPLRSGDTFSRAKLMEAQKNLALLGSFDPNQVGVNPSPAMRPNATTDLVNVEFTLVER, via the coding sequence GTGTCCTTCTGCCTGGCTGTTTTCGCGCTCCTGTACCGGTTGCTTTTTGCCAACCTCACTTATTTCAGTTGGAATCGGTGGTACCTAGTAGCAAGCATAGCTGTAAGCTTGGGGCTGCCGCTGGTGTCGTTCCCGGCCCTTACTGCGTATCTGTTTGCCACGCCCACTCCCGACCAAGAGCCGCTGCTCTTGCGCCTAAACTGGCAACAACTGGAAGCGGCTGCGGCTTCCGCTACCCCGCCAACCACACCGCTAAACGGACTGAATTGGACGCTAGCAGGGCTTTTGGCCGTGTACGGCTTGGGAATGCTGCACCGGCTGCAAGGCCTCGTGCGGAACCTGTGGTGGCTGCGGCGGCTAGCGCGGCGGCACCCACGTACCAACCACGGCGCGTTCTGGCTCGTCGAGCTTTCTGCTCGCCAAATGCCGGCTTTTTCGTTTGGACGCAACGTTTTTTTGTCGCCCCTACACGCTAGCCTTAGCTCCGCGGAGCGAGAGCAGCTTTTGCAACACGAGCTAGTGCACGTACGGCAGCGGCACACGCTGGATATCCTCCTGCTTGAAAGTGTAAGCGTACTGCTGTGGTTCAACCCTACTATCTATTACCTCCGCAATCAGCTGAAAGCGGTGCACGAATACCTAGCCGATGCGGCCGTAGCTCGCGAGGCTGGCAGCGTTTCCGGCTACGGTCAGTTGCTACTCAAGCTGGCCGCACAGCCGTTTCCGCTTTCCTTGGTTCATGCATTTTCCACCAAACAGATAGTTCAACGCATCACTATGCTCACAACGCCATCCTCTCGCCCCATGCAAAAGCTACGTTTCCTTCTTGCGCTGCCATTAGCAGCCGGCGCGTGGTTGGCCACCGCCTGCGTTGATTCCCCTACCCCTATTGGTGCAGCACCTTCCAAGTCGCCTTCCACCACGGCCGCGGCCACTACCACGTCCATCGCCAGTATCACGTGGCAAGGCAACACAGTGGTATCAACTGAGCGCCTTAACCAAGCCCTTGACCTGAAGCCCGGCGACGCCTACGATTCCCTCGCTTTGGAAAAGCGCCTCAGCTTCTCACCCGATGGTAAGGATGTGACGTCGCTTTACATGGACCAGGGCTACCTCTTCTTTTCCGTTGCACCCACCGTCCAGCGTCAGCCTGACGGCAGCGTGGCACTAACCCTGAAAATTGCAGAAGGCCGCCGAGCACAACTTGGCACTATCACGTTCACTGGTAATAATAAAGCGTCTGCGGAGTCTTTGCTGGAAGCTATTCCCCTGCGTTCCGGCGACACTTTCAGCCGGGCCAAGCTCATGGAAGCGCAAAAGAACTTGGCGCTATTAGGCTCCTTCGACCCTAACCAGGTTGGTGTGAATCCGAGTCCTGCTATGCGCCCCAATGCAACCACCGATTTAGTGAACGTAGAGTTTACGCTGGTGGAACGGTAG
- a CDS encoding ankyrin repeat domain-containing protein codes for MARAGRPHKSDPRVDDVLYSIKKDDASGVKQLLSEIGIDACDGYLRTALLWATFYGNTPILEWLIDNGANSNHQDRNGYCALHFAGQEKQFECAELLLTKGANLELPDIHGNTPIWTALFNAKDDHRLVNLYLQKGANLDHLNKYGKTPRQVFERVSSHTQN; via the coding sequence ATGGCAAGAGCAGGTAGACCTCATAAATCAGACCCTCGCGTTGATGATGTGCTTTATAGTATAAAAAAGGATGACGCTTCAGGCGTAAAGCAGCTTCTGTCGGAAATAGGCATTGATGCCTGTGATGGCTACTTACGGACCGCCTTGCTCTGGGCAACATTCTACGGCAACACCCCCATACTTGAGTGGCTGATAGATAACGGAGCCAATAGCAATCATCAGGATAGAAATGGCTATTGTGCGCTGCATTTTGCTGGCCAAGAAAAGCAATTCGAATGCGCTGAACTTCTACTTACCAAAGGAGCAAATCTTGAGCTACCGGACATTCACGGCAACACCCCCATTTGGACAGCCCTTTTCAATGCAAAAGACGACCATAGGTTAGTGAATCTCTACCTTCAGAAAGGGGCAAACCTTGACCACCTCAATAAGTATGGCAAGACCCCACGGCAAGTGTTCGAAAGGGTGAGCAGCCATACCCAAAACTGA